In Methanoculleus sp. SDB, the DNA window TTCCCATCCTGAGATCCATGATATGCCCGCTGGATCGTCTCGAAATCAGGATCTTGGGATGATGGAGCGCCGTTTCGGTATCATGGCACGGGTGGAAAAGGCATGGACACCGGTAAAGGCAAAAGCCGTGCAGCGGACCCGTCATGTCGTCGTCATCCTTGGCGATCCCCGTAAGCCGGATCTCCTCAAACCCTGTGCGGTCTTCGACGATGATGATTTTTACACGATCGATGCGATGAAAAAGGCACTTGATACAATCCCGGGGTACCGGTTCACGTTTCGGGACAATCACGAGACCCTTGTGTCGGATCTCTCACGGATGAAAGGCAGGATTGATTTTGCCCTGAATTTGTGTGACGAGGGATTCGGAAATGCGGCCCGGAAGGAACTTCACATTCCTGCAGTACTTGAGATGCTCGCCATCCCCTATACCGGTTCGGGTCCGCAGTGCCTGGCATTCTGCTATGACAAGTCGCTTGTCAGGGGAGTAGCGCAGGAAATGAACATCCCCGTGCCCCGGGCATTATTCGTGCCTCCCGGAGAGCGCATCTTTGACATCCCCTTCGGATTTCCGGTCATTGTAAAACCGAATGCGGGTGATTCCAGCATTGGCATCACGCAGAAGAGCGTCGCATGGAACAGCGAGGAACTCACCTCGGTAATGGCGACACTGAAAAACGAACTCGGCTATGAGTGCACATTTCTCATCGAGGAGTATCTGGAAGGGGCGGACATCAGCGTCGGCATCATCGGCAATCCGCCGGATGCCTATACCGTGCTCCCCGTCTCCGAGGAGGATTACAGCGCCCTGCCTCCCGGTCTGCCCCGCATCTGCGGATATGAAGCGAAGTGGCTCCCCGAATCCCCCTACCGGAATGTGCGGTCCGTCGCAGCCAACCTTCCGGACGATACGGAAAAGATGATTGTCAGGTGCTGCATGCTGCTCTTCGAGCGGCTGGAATGCCGGGACTACTGCCGGTTCGACTGGCGGCTGGATGCGGACGGACGGCCGCGGCTCCTTGAGGTCAACCCGAATCCCGGGTGGTGCTGGGACGGGCATCTTGCATATATGGCCGGTTTTGCAGGCATTTCATATTCTGAAA includes these proteins:
- a CDS encoding D-alanine--D-alanine ligase, with translation MKNELSADDPPDTRRRVRRKQRSLGQVASLERHVRPDWWNGLFNHLYLKTDGDVVGDVGITRAEVDRALEILDLAPGDQVLDLCCGQGRHAIEFASRGFETWGLDRSHYLIRRARSAMKKQGLQIRYREGNANRLPYRNDTFDAVVILGNSFGYFDSVQEDLEVLREVRRTLKPGGRILLDIADGEWLRKQFKPRSWEWIDDRMFVCRERELSKDGQRLISREIVSDVETGVIADQFYAERLYSRETMAALLVEAGFSHPEIHDMPAGSSRNQDLGMMERRFGIMARVEKAWTPVKAKAVQRTRHVVVILGDPRKPDLLKPCAVFDDDDFYTIDAMKKALDTIPGYRFTFRDNHETLVSDLSRMKGRIDFALNLCDEGFGNAARKELHIPAVLEMLAIPYTGSGPQCLAFCYDKSLVRGVAQEMNIPVPRALFVPPGERIFDIPFGFPVIVKPNAGDSSIGITQKSVAWNSEELTSVMATLKNELGYECTFLIEEYLEGADISVGIIGNPPDAYTVLPVSEEDYSALPPGLPRICGYEAKWLPESPYRNVRSVAANLPDDTEKMIVRCCMLLFERLECRDYCRFDWRLDADGRPRLLEVNPNPGWCWDGHLAYMAGFAGISYSEMLGMILEAAELRFSRGAGIVPVQTGNASIRVSGESDVPCPAAVPRNGRNGV